A genomic region of Thermococcus sp. JdF3 contains the following coding sequences:
- a CDS encoding prenyltransferase: protein MELRALLSLLRPKFALPSLVPGLVAFTIARYHYGVFFTADFLIAMLVVFLVTSAGLVINEYHDYELDLLANRTELPLVSGKVSLRVAKLLGYGLLIPALALSALISIKAFAITLIASFLAIAYSAPPLRFKARPLVDSLTNGLTYGPVTMGLIFESLGLPVRWAVVYSLPFFVLLSAGHMILAIPTIEEDLALGARTSASWLGRERGIKVGMLLFVLSSLMVVVYCLLGYYPLPSVLSLPFMAYSVLQLWHWLDGAERQEVFRKMEAAFLMGALVFLLPFFL, encoded by the coding sequence GTGGAGCTTAGGGCTCTACTTTCCCTTCTTCGTCCCAAGTTCGCCCTTCCCTCCCTCGTTCCGGGCTTAGTGGCCTTTACCATCGCGCGCTACCACTACGGAGTTTTCTTCACGGCTGATTTTCTCATAGCGATGCTCGTGGTCTTTCTCGTCACGTCGGCGGGCCTCGTCATCAACGAGTACCACGACTACGAGCTGGATTTGCTGGCCAACAGAACCGAACTCCCCCTCGTGAGCGGAAAGGTGAGCCTGAGGGTCGCTAAACTCCTCGGCTACGGCCTCCTAATTCCGGCGCTTGCCCTTTCCGCGCTGATATCCATTAAGGCCTTTGCTATAACGCTCATCGCCTCTTTCCTCGCCATAGCGTACTCCGCCCCTCCGCTGCGCTTCAAGGCGAGGCCCCTCGTCGATTCGCTAACCAACGGTCTCACCTACGGCCCCGTCACGATGGGGCTTATCTTTGAGTCCCTCGGCCTTCCGGTGAGATGGGCGGTCGTTTACTCCCTCCCCTTCTTCGTTCTCCTCTCGGCCGGCCACATGATACTCGCGATACCGACCATAGAGGAGGACCTCGCCCTGGGGGCAAGAACCTCCGCCTCGTGGCTCGGGCGGGAGAGGGGAATAAAGGTCGGGATGCTTCTCTTTGTCCTATCCTCCCTCATGGTCGTCGTCTACTGCCTCCTCGGATACTACCCGCTTCCCTCTGTCCTTTCGCTCCCTTTTATGGCATATTCTGTCCTTCAACTATGGCACTGGCTCGACGGTGCTGAAAGGCAGGAAGTGTTCCGGAAGATGGAGGCGGCTTTTCTCATGGGGGCGCTGGTTTTCCTGCTTCCCTTCTTCCTCTGA
- a CDS encoding NAD(P)/FAD-dependent oxidoreductase has translation MKIVVVGSGTAGSNFALFMRKLDRKAEITVIGKEETMQYSPCALPHVISGTIEKPEDVIVFPNEFYEKQKIELMLGTEVKSIDRERKVVITDEGEVPYDKLVLAVGSKAFVPPIKGVENEGVFTLKSLDDVRRIKAYIAERKPKKAVVIGAGLIGLEGAEAFAKLGMEVLIVELMDRLMPTMLDKDTAKLVQAEMEKHNITFRFNEGVSEIIGSPVRAVRIGDEEVPADLVLVATGVRANTDLAKAAGLEVNRGIVVNEHLQTSDPDIYAIGDCAEVIDAVTGGRTLSQLGTSAVRMAKVAAEHIAGKDVAFRPTFNTAITELFGLEIGTFGITEERAKREGIAIAVGKFKGSTKPEYYPGGKPITVKVIFRKSDRKLIGAQIVGGERVWGRIMTLSALAQKGATVEDVVYLETAYAPPVSPTIDPISVAAEMALRRFR, from the coding sequence ATGAAAATAGTGGTCGTCGGTTCTGGAACTGCCGGAAGCAACTTCGCCCTCTTCATGAGGAAGCTCGACAGGAAAGCTGAGATAACCGTCATCGGAAAGGAGGAAACGATGCAGTACTCCCCCTGCGCCCTGCCTCACGTTATCAGCGGCACGATAGAGAAGCCCGAGGACGTTATCGTCTTCCCCAACGAGTTCTACGAGAAGCAGAAGATTGAGCTCATGCTCGGAACGGAAGTCAAGTCCATAGACCGCGAGAGGAAAGTCGTAATTACCGATGAGGGCGAGGTTCCCTACGACAAGCTTGTCCTGGCGGTTGGCTCTAAGGCCTTTGTTCCACCCATCAAGGGCGTGGAGAACGAGGGAGTGTTCACCCTCAAGAGCCTCGACGACGTGAGGAGGATAAAGGCCTACATAGCCGAGAGGAAGCCGAAGAAGGCCGTCGTCATCGGCGCCGGTTTAATCGGCCTCGAGGGGGCCGAGGCCTTTGCGAAGCTCGGCATGGAGGTTCTAATTGTTGAGCTCATGGACAGGCTCATGCCGACCATGCTCGACAAAGACACCGCCAAGCTCGTCCAGGCCGAGATGGAGAAACACAACATAACTTTCCGCTTCAACGAGGGAGTTAGCGAGATAATCGGAAGCCCGGTCAGGGCGGTCAGGATAGGCGATGAGGAAGTCCCGGCCGATCTGGTTCTCGTCGCCACAGGTGTGAGGGCCAACACCGACCTGGCGAAGGCGGCCGGGCTTGAGGTGAACCGCGGAATAGTCGTCAACGAGCACCTCCAGACGAGCGACCCGGACATCTACGCGATAGGCGACTGCGCGGAGGTCATTGATGCCGTTACCGGGGGAAGGACGCTCAGCCAGCTCGGGACGAGCGCGGTGAGAATGGCGAAGGTTGCGGCGGAGCACATAGCTGGAAAGGACGTCGCCTTCAGGCCGACCTTCAACACCGCAATAACCGAGCTCTTCGGCCTCGAGATAGGCACCTTCGGAATAACCGAAGAGAGGGCGAAGAGAGAGGGCATTGCGATAGCCGTTGGCAAGTTCAAAGGCTCCACCAAGCCCGAGTACTACCCTGGCGGCAAGCCGATAACGGTTAAAGTAATCTTCAGGAAGTCCGACAGGAAGCTAATCGGCGCGCAGATAGTCGGCGGGGAAAGGGTTTGGGGCAGGATAATGACGCTCTCAGCTTTGGCACAGAAGGGCGCGACCGTTGAGGACGTCGTTTACCTTGAGACCGCCTACGCCCCGCCGGTAAGCCCGACCATCGACCCGATAAGCGTCGCCGCTGAGATGGCGCTCAGGAGGTTCCGCTGA
- a CDS encoding ribbon-helix-helix domain-containing protein, giving the protein MSYGDGMSATEKVSIRFPQGIMREIDELVKAGEFSSRSELIKEAVRFFLLHYESPEELWETYKLLARERRIPPEEEIEKLLEEVDEEWKRSGSS; this is encoded by the coding sequence TTGTCCTACGGTGATGGCATGTCCGCCACCGAGAAGGTCTCGATCCGTTTTCCCCAGGGAATCATGAGGGAGATAGATGAACTCGTTAAGGCCGGCGAGTTCTCAAGCCGGAGCGAGCTCATCAAGGAGGCTGTGAGGTTCTTTCTGCTCCACTACGAATCCCCCGAGGAGCTGTGGGAGACCTACAAGCTCCTTGCCAGAGAGAGGAGGATTCCCCCGGAGGAGGAAATCGAAAAGCTCCTTGAGGAAGTGGACGAGGAATGGAAGCGTTCAGGGTCGTCTTAG
- a CDS encoding galactokinase has product MYRVDSPGRVNPIGDHTDYALGYVMPVAINLYTVLHAQKDEKARVYSQIFREVKEFDLEDIKKANDWADYVRGIFWVLREEGYKVGGMRGILGGDLPIGSGLSSSASLELAVLAFLNGAYGLDLLPIEMALLAQKAENDFVGVPCGILDQFAVVHGKKEHVIFLDTDTLRHEYIRFPGDVQILVFYTGVKRELSSSAYAERRKVAEETLRLLGKRTSKEVEEQELRNLPSLYRRFFGYIVRENRRVLEARDALESGDLQRFGELMTASHWDLARNYDVSSEELDFFVRKAVEFGAYGAKLTGAGFGGSAVAIVPEELALDVAMRVTDEYVRHFNWEPDYHLVSPSDGVRVRKV; this is encoded by the coding sequence ATGTACCGCGTTGATTCTCCCGGCAGGGTGAACCCGATAGGGGACCACACCGACTACGCCCTCGGATACGTCATGCCCGTGGCAATAAACCTCTACACTGTTCTCCACGCCCAAAAGGACGAAAAAGCCAGGGTTTACTCTCAGATTTTCCGGGAGGTGAAGGAGTTCGACCTAGAGGACATCAAAAAGGCCAACGATTGGGCCGACTACGTTAGGGGAATCTTCTGGGTTCTGAGGGAGGAAGGGTACAAAGTTGGCGGAATGAGGGGAATCCTTGGGGGCGATCTGCCGATCGGTTCCGGTTTAAGCTCCTCGGCGAGCCTTGAGCTTGCTGTTTTAGCTTTCCTCAACGGGGCCTACGGGCTGGACCTCCTCCCAATAGAGATGGCCCTTCTCGCCCAGAAGGCGGAGAACGACTTTGTCGGAGTCCCCTGCGGGATACTCGACCAGTTCGCGGTCGTCCACGGAAAGAAAGAGCACGTCATATTCCTCGACACGGACACGCTGAGGCACGAGTATATCAGGTTCCCCGGCGACGTTCAGATTCTCGTGTTTTACACGGGGGTTAAACGGGAGCTGTCCTCCTCCGCCTACGCAGAGAGGAGAAAGGTCGCCGAGGAGACGCTCAGGCTCCTTGGAAAGAGAACCTCCAAGGAGGTCGAGGAGCAGGAGCTCAGGAACCTCCCCTCCCTTTACCGGCGATTCTTCGGGTACATCGTCAGGGAGAACCGGCGCGTCCTTGAGGCCAGGGACGCCCTAGAGAGCGGCGACCTCCAGAGATTCGGGGAGCTGATGACGGCCTCGCACTGGGACCTGGCGAGGAACTACGACGTCTCGAGCGAGGAGCTGGACTTCTTTGTAAGGAAGGCGGTCGAATTCGGTGCCTACGGGGCCAAGCTGACCGGCGCCGGCTTCGGCGGCTCGGCGGTGGCCATAGTTCCGGAGGAGCTGGCACTGGACGTGGCCATGAGGGTGACCGACGAGTACGTCAGGCACTTCAACTGGGAGCCTGACTACCACCTCGTGAGCCCGAGCGATGGAGTGCGCGTGAGGAAGGTCTGA
- the pyrH gene encoding UMP kinase translates to MRIVFDIGGSVLVPDDPDVDFIGKMAYELIKISEDHEVAVVVGGGKVARKYIKAAKTFTPNETFKDYIGIHITRANAMLLIAALGEKAYPFVIQDFRKAWEVIQLKKIPIMGGTHPGHTTDAVSALLAEYLQADLLVVVTNVDGVYDSDPRKNPNAKKLDRITVDQLVEIAMQAESKAGGSGVVDALAAKFIQRGKIKTYIVGKKDAYHLFDVVKGKHGGTVVEP, encoded by the coding sequence ATGAGGATAGTCTTCGATATAGGCGGTTCGGTTCTTGTCCCCGACGACCCGGACGTTGATTTTATAGGGAAAATGGCTTACGAGCTCATCAAGATAAGCGAGGATCACGAGGTTGCGGTGGTAGTCGGCGGCGGAAAGGTTGCCAGGAAGTACATTAAGGCAGCGAAGACCTTCACGCCCAACGAGACCTTCAAGGACTACATCGGAATTCACATCACCCGCGCCAACGCGATGCTTCTCATCGCTGCCCTCGGCGAGAAGGCCTATCCCTTCGTCATTCAGGACTTCAGGAAGGCCTGGGAGGTCATACAGCTCAAGAAGATACCGATAATGGGCGGAACTCACCCCGGCCACACGACCGATGCGGTTTCGGCTCTCCTCGCCGAGTACCTCCAGGCCGACCTTCTCGTCGTGGTGACAAACGTTGACGGCGTCTACGATTCTGATCCGAGGAAGAACCCGAACGCGAAGAAGCTCGACAGGATAACCGTCGACCAGCTTGTCGAGATTGCCATGCAGGCCGAGAGCAAAGCGGGAGGAAGCGGCGTCGTGGATGCCCTCGCCGCCAAGTTCATCCAGCGCGGCAAGATAAAGACCTACATCGTCGGCAAGAAGGACGCCTACCACCTCTTCGACGTCGTGAAGGGAAAGCACGGCGGCACTGTGGTGGAGCCGTGA
- a CDS encoding putative toxin-antitoxin system toxin component, PIN family, whose amino-acid sequence MEAFRVVLDTNVVITAAINPFGSSGKVMDLVVGKKVLSYTSEAILEELRFKLTSGRVLKYLESKVYALWIYRIFRASSILVEPAERFDVSPDPDDNKFFDVVYSAGADFLISLDKRHVLKLRNEERRFALNGHEFLILTPAEFLEFVERNKNLNV is encoded by the coding sequence ATGGAAGCGTTCAGGGTCGTCTTAGACACCAACGTCGTCATAACGGCCGCGATAAATCCCTTCGGGAGCTCCGGAAAGGTAATGGATTTAGTCGTCGGGAAGAAGGTTCTCTCATACACATCGGAGGCTATTCTGGAGGAGCTCCGCTTCAAGCTGACGAGCGGGAGGGTTCTTAAGTATCTTGAAAGCAAGGTATATGCCCTTTGGATTTACAGGATATTCCGAGCCTCGTCAATCCTCGTTGAGCCGGCTGAGCGCTTTGATGTCTCGCCTGATCCGGACGACAACAAGTTTTTCGATGTTGTTTATTCGGCCGGGGCCGACTTTCTGATAAGCCTCGACAAGAGGCACGTGCTGAAGCTGAGGAATGAGGAAAGGAGGTTTGCCTTAAACGGACACGAGTTTCTAATCCTGACGCCAGCGGAGTTCCTTGAGTTCGTCGAAAGGAATAAAAACTTGAATGTGTAA
- a CDS encoding potassium channel family protein, which produces MCKMEHFGNCDPETADQEYCIFHKPNKSEEEAVEFWGKFFERFKPRIEEIEVDGKKIKRLVFEDYVECMGYVFPRPAGEYSDLFFQFSVFKRGVNFENSIFKWRISFRNSEFYDRPHFPESTLDRPVKFPTIKEFIGYLKQHSQDKFAILDGLMVPGVTFRNAIFEDGAYFDRAIFHCNVSFDNASFKSKSCESYWANISPVFATVVFEDSVSFVNSRFENANFHLLSGVFRGSLILSNSIFQGKLLFVWPDIIDELEDLMSHYEGFMFHSYLDFSNVILYGGIEIDFDSGLFKLPEAEIEARRVQRLSFEKEGKREEADRMFVLEMRAKRRARLKNARGKLSKVKAYVHNFVEWLLADLSSEYGTNWVRLFLFSLLVIIGNAVPYTIWSHQIDGFPETSNIVVRFANALYYSLVTFTTLGYGDMHPTGWLKALSAIEALTGAVFMALIVAVIARKWMR; this is translated from the coding sequence ATGTGCAAGATGGAGCACTTCGGGAACTGCGATCCTGAGACTGCCGACCAAGAGTATTGCATCTTCCACAAGCCGAACAAGAGTGAGGAGGAGGCTGTAGAGTTCTGGGGGAAGTTTTTTGAGAGGTTCAAGCCGAGGATTGAGGAGATTGAGGTGGATGGGAAGAAGATAAAAAGGCTGGTTTTTGAGGACTATGTTGAATGTATGGGTTATGTTTTTCCAAGACCTGCAGGTGAGTATTCTGACCTGTTCTTTCAATTTTCTGTGTTCAAGAGGGGTGTCAATTTTGAAAACTCTATTTTTAAATGGAGAATTAGTTTTAGGAATTCAGAGTTTTATGACCGTCCTCACTTTCCTGAGAGTACTCTTGATAGGCCCGTCAAGTTTCCAACAATTAAGGAGTTTATAGGATATCTCAAACAGCACAGTCAGGACAAATTCGCAATCTTAGATGGCCTTATGGTACCCGGAGTTACATTCCGCAATGCCATCTTTGAGGATGGAGCCTACTTTGATAGGGCTATTTTTCATTGTAATGTGTCTTTTGATAACGCATCGTTCAAATCAAAAAGTTGTGAATCCTATTGGGCTAATATTAGTCCAGTTTTTGCAACAGTTGTTTTTGAGGACTCTGTATCGTTCGTTAATTCACGGTTTGAGAATGCTAACTTTCATTTGCTTTCTGGAGTTTTTCGCGGGAGTCTTATCCTTTCAAATTCAATATTCCAGGGAAAATTATTGTTTGTTTGGCCTGATATTATTGATGAGCTTGAGGACCTAATGTCTCATTATGAGGGTTTTATGTTCCATAGTTATTTGGATTTCTCAAATGTAATTCTGTATGGGGGCATAGAGATTGATTTTGATAGCGGCTTATTCAAACTTCCCGAAGCAGAAATCGAAGCTCGCCGTGTTCAACGCCTAAGCTTCGAAAAAGAAGGCAAACGAGAGGAAGCAGATAGGATGTTTGTCCTCGAAATGCGTGCTAAGCGTAGGGCTCGACTAAAAAATGCACGAGGCAAGTTAAGCAAAGTTAAAGCCTATGTTCATAATTTCGTGGAATGGCTACTGGCCGATTTGTCTTCAGAATACGGCACGAACTGGGTTCGGCTGTTCCTATTTTCGTTGCTTGTAATCATTGGAAACGCAGTTCCATACACCATCTGGAGCCATCAAATTGATGGATTCCCAGAAACTTCAAACATCGTTGTCCGTTTCGCCAACGCCCTCTACTACTCCCTCGTCACCTTCACCACCCTCGGCTACGGCGACATGCACCCGACAGGCTGGCTCAAAGCCCTCAGTGCAATCGAAGCCCTAACCGGAGCCGTCTTCATGGCGCTCATCGTCGCGGTGATAGCGAGAAAGTGGATGCGCTGA
- a CDS encoding RNA 2'-phosphotransferase: MPSRVRVSRLMAYILRHSPEEFGLKPDSRGFVPLEELVSALRSVYPDVTEEFVREIVRLDPKGRYEIRDGNIRARYGHSFPVSLNHEEDTESEVLYHGTPRRNLTRILKEGLKPMKRQFVHLTTSKSEAIETGRRHGRDVVLLVIDADCLRKRGLRIYRAGKNVRIVERVPPECITLAV; encoded by the coding sequence ATGCCGTCGAGGGTCAGGGTGAGCAGGCTGATGGCCTACATTCTGCGCCACTCCCCGGAGGAGTTCGGGCTGAAGCCTGACTCCAGGGGCTTCGTTCCCCTGGAGGAGCTCGTGAGTGCCCTGCGGAGCGTTTATCCCGATGTCACCGAGGAGTTCGTGAGGGAGATAGTCCGGCTCGACCCCAAGGGGCGCTACGAGATTAGGGATGGGAACATCCGCGCCCGCTACGGCCACAGCTTTCCGGTCTCTCTAAACCACGAGGAGGACACGGAATCGGAGGTTCTCTACCACGGAACGCCGAGGAGGAACCTCACGCGGATTCTGAAAGAAGGACTCAAACCGATGAAGCGGCAGTTCGTTCACCTAACGACGAGCAAAAGTGAGGCAATCGAAACGGGCAGGAGGCACGGGAGGGACGTGGTTCTTCTCGTCATAGACGCCGACTGTCTGAGGAAGAGGGGCCTGAGGATCTACAGAGCCGGAAAGAACGTCAGGATAGTCGAACGCGTTCCGCCCGAGTGCATCACCCTGGCAGTCTGA
- a CDS encoding type II toxin-antitoxin system RelE/ParE family toxin has protein sequence MSFRVIIGKKAEKGIRNLPPAHLKRFAELVETLKINPVPVESFDVKKMCGSERAYRVRLGNYRILYTVRWNEDTVVILKVEPRERAYR, from the coding sequence ATGAGCTTTAGGGTAATCATCGGCAAAAAGGCCGAGAAGGGAATACGAAATCTCCCTCCCGCCCACCTAAAGCGTTTTGCTGAACTCGTTGAGACGCTGAAAATCAATCCGGTTCCAGTGGAAAGTTTTGATGTCAAAAAGATGTGCGGTTCTGAGAGAGCTTACCGGGTTAGACTTGGTAATTACAGGATTCTTTACACAGTCCGCTGGAATGAGGATACCGTTGTTATTTTGAAGGTTGAACCCCGCGAAAGGGCGTACCGCTGA
- a CDS encoding MFS transporter translates to MKRERAILQGRREKAGKLRRLKVKRKNVLLLAVSMFLANVSFGMAFPYLSVYMRLIGGTMLMVGLLSVAFNLTSTAFQYPFGYLSDSTRNRKGFIALGLFSTGFFYALMALVSTPLALLALRTAQGALGSAMMPAKSALIAELSTRIGSAYGLFSTVENAGYMAGNFLGGFLVKRIRIRGIFVLSGVLLAVSAVIALAMRERPRPKRAPRLLLIPQEGRESDRATVGKKALRRLMRGHLGTFYLSVLLMMVASGQVYSVVPVYFGETFGEEWVGLLFGIDSLAAALSGYYIGRLIDRYGAKRFYLLSIAGYGIAFLGYAFAKSIYLMLPVAFLSGVKWSMTLNSASTYVAERVRVSERGQGMGLLNAMMSLGWVVGPLLGGYLSGISFTLNFVSTLIPLGLAFVLALRLPG, encoded by the coding sequence ATGAAGAGGGAAAGGGCTATCCTCCAGGGGCGCAGGGAGAAGGCAGGGAAGCTCAGGCGGCTAAAGGTGAAGAGAAAGAACGTCCTCCTCCTAGCGGTCTCCATGTTCCTCGCCAACGTCTCCTTCGGAATGGCCTTCCCGTATCTGAGCGTCTACATGCGCCTCATCGGCGGAACGATGCTCATGGTAGGCCTCCTCAGCGTGGCCTTCAACCTGACCTCCACGGCCTTCCAGTACCCCTTCGGCTATCTCTCCGACTCCACCAGAAACAGGAAAGGCTTCATAGCCCTCGGCCTCTTCTCCACGGGCTTCTTCTACGCCCTGATGGCCCTGGTATCGACTCCCCTGGCTCTACTCGCCCTGAGAACGGCTCAAGGAGCGCTCGGCTCGGCAATGATGCCTGCCAAGTCGGCCCTCATAGCGGAGCTTTCCACGAGGATAGGCTCGGCCTACGGCCTCTTCTCAACCGTTGAGAACGCCGGCTACATGGCTGGGAACTTCCTCGGCGGCTTCCTTGTAAAGAGAATCAGAATAAGGGGGATATTCGTGCTTTCCGGCGTTCTGCTGGCGGTTTCCGCGGTTATAGCCCTGGCTATGCGCGAGAGACCACGGCCGAAAAGGGCGCCGAGGCTTCTCCTGATCCCCCAGGAAGGGCGGGAGAGCGATAGGGCGACCGTCGGAAAGAAAGCCCTGAGAAGGCTGATGCGGGGCCACCTCGGAACCTTCTACCTCAGCGTCCTGCTGATGATGGTAGCCAGCGGCCAGGTTTACTCCGTAGTCCCGGTTTACTTCGGCGAGACCTTCGGCGAGGAGTGGGTCGGCCTGCTCTTCGGCATCGATTCCCTCGCGGCCGCCCTGAGCGGCTACTACATCGGGAGGCTCATCGACAGGTACGGGGCCAAAAGGTTCTACCTCCTCTCCATAGCCGGCTACGGTATCGCTTTCCTCGGTTACGCCTTCGCGAAAAGCATCTACCTAATGCTCCCCGTTGCCTTCCTCTCGGGCGTGAAGTGGTCAATGACGCTGAATTCGGCCTCCACTTACGTCGCCGAGCGGGTGAGGGTGAGCGAACGCGGCCAGGGGATGGGCCTGCTGAACGCGATGATGAGCCTGGGCTGGGTCGTCGGGCCTCTCCTCGGGGGCTACCTATCGGGGATAAGCTTCACCCTGAACTTCGTGAGCACGCTGATTCCCCTCGGGCTGGCCTTCGTTTTAGCCCTCAGACTGCCAGGGTGA
- a CDS encoding endonuclease/exonuclease/phosphatase family protein, which yields MKVDERDKILLGLGTGVLLASSMRIFVAGAYSSLEKTFFYGMNFPSGLGILLLLLAAFLVGRLGRKIGAAIMAAYAIALLATDATEYTHLIAAFALPVALALVKELEVKYLAIGLVADLSLRVLATGGEPADFPYTRVILAVLLFLGSYTLWKEPGTLKKPGFGLYAFAALLELGLIYPNAVMRYSGMTVYYLPEFIGFSLLVALAILLGPYLARKPSLAMALLVLGSATLFLKPLSLIGLPLALAASMALVENAKGSRGGVIGAFYLFLVSTLAIGAYVGRDIGLAFMEDRLEILILVASVIYALSAYGKDREVGLPNAREMAGPLAGLIVASLITLALFNPGPTYGEAKKDVLIWTYNVHQGFGPYDGTFNGYELVNLLAEQRPDVWLAQEVVGGMIANGYQDVPLFISARLGYAYEYKPAVEGSYGIAVFSHWHMRTEGELNLESVGQARPAQKVFIEELGLTLVNVHMGLSEEERAMQAEELLKFAESKPVAQVIGGDTNAEPDEEAIAILTRDYRDAFPERPPYTFLWERNGVRDEENIDYILLKRDWPARVKDYGCLCDVEVSDHRPVWAVIELP from the coding sequence ATGAAGGTGGACGAGAGGGATAAAATACTGCTCGGCCTCGGAACAGGGGTGCTTCTCGCGTCGAGCATGAGAATCTTCGTCGCCGGCGCTTACTCGAGCCTGGAAAAGACGTTCTTCTACGGGATGAACTTCCCCTCCGGACTGGGAATTCTCCTGCTCCTGCTTGCGGCGTTTCTCGTCGGGCGGCTTGGTAGGAAGATCGGAGCGGCCATAATGGCCGCCTACGCCATCGCGCTCCTCGCCACGGACGCAACTGAATACACGCACCTGATAGCGGCCTTTGCCCTTCCAGTGGCTCTGGCCCTCGTCAAGGAGCTTGAGGTCAAGTACCTGGCGATCGGCCTCGTTGCCGACCTGAGCCTCCGCGTTCTGGCCACCGGCGGGGAACCGGCTGATTTCCCCTACACGAGGGTAATCCTGGCCGTCCTTCTGTTCCTCGGCTCATACACTCTCTGGAAGGAACCGGGAACCCTCAAGAAGCCCGGCTTTGGGCTGTACGCCTTCGCCGCCCTTCTGGAGCTCGGCCTCATCTACCCCAACGCCGTGATGCGCTACTCCGGAATGACTGTCTATTACCTGCCCGAGTTCATCGGCTTCTCCCTGCTCGTGGCCCTGGCGATTCTTCTCGGCCCGTACCTTGCCAGAAAGCCCTCCCTCGCGATGGCCCTACTCGTCCTCGGTTCGGCCACGCTCTTCCTCAAGCCACTCTCGCTCATCGGCCTCCCCTTAGCTCTCGCGGCTTCAATGGCGCTGGTTGAGAACGCCAAGGGCAGCAGGGGAGGAGTCATAGGTGCGTTCTACCTCTTCCTCGTCTCAACGCTCGCCATAGGTGCCTACGTGGGCAGGGACATAGGGCTGGCCTTCATGGAGGACAGGCTTGAGATTTTGATTCTGGTCGCTTCAGTAATCTACGCCCTCAGCGCCTACGGGAAGGACCGCGAAGTTGGACTCCCAAACGCGAGGGAAATGGCCGGTCCGCTGGCCGGCCTCATCGTCGCCTCCCTGATAACCCTGGCACTCTTCAACCCGGGGCCAACCTACGGCGAAGCGAAAAAGGACGTCCTCATCTGGACCTATAACGTCCACCAGGGCTTCGGGCCCTACGACGGCACCTTCAACGGCTATGAACTGGTTAACCTTTTAGCCGAGCAGAGGCCGGACGTGTGGCTGGCCCAGGAGGTTGTTGGCGGAATGATAGCCAACGGCTACCAGGACGTGCCCCTCTTCATCTCCGCCCGCCTGGGCTACGCCTACGAGTACAAGCCCGCTGTTGAGGGAAGCTACGGGATAGCGGTCTTCTCCCACTGGCACATGAGAACAGAGGGTGAACTCAACCTTGAGAGCGTCGGCCAGGCGAGACCGGCACAGAAGGTCTTCATCGAGGAACTCGGCCTCACCCTAGTGAACGTCCACATGGGGCTGAGCGAGGAGGAGAGGGCGATGCAGGCCGAGGAGCTGCTCAAGTTCGCGGAGAGCAAACCGGTGGCCCAGGTAATAGGGGGCGACACCAACGCGGAGCCTGACGAGGAGGCAATAGCAATACTCACGCGCGACTACCGCGACGCCTTCCCCGAGAGGCCCCCGTACACCTTCCTCTGGGAGCGCAACGGGGTCAGGGACGAGGAGAACATAGACTACATTCTGCTCAAGAGGGACTGGCCGGCCCGGGTTAAGGACTACGGTTGCCTCTGCGACGTCGAGGTTTCCGACCACAGGCCGGTGTGGGCGGTCATCGAGCTTCCGTGA